One genomic region from Esox lucius isolate fEsoLuc1 chromosome 24, fEsoLuc1.pri, whole genome shotgun sequence encodes:
- the tifa gene encoding TRAF-interacting protein with FHA domain-containing protein A: MMEVTQNVETEELMTCLQIQLYHPQQASKALYRLLPLDTRHKHPAEDPVRLGRDAQACTFALADLRVSRKQLALQAYRTASSPNMLFSAQNLSQKGRVTVNGLALGYLERAELPNKALIRFGEYEMLIRHDNGDAKGSFEVEFGVLAVPPSREMGVGTPNTVPVMDTGSDDLNNGVPQLRSPGPMEMDETVMYQSCSVFLS, translated from the coding sequence ATGATGGAAGTGACTCAGAATGTGGAAACAGAGGAGCTGATGACCTGCCTTCAGATTCAGCTCTACCACCCCCAACAGGCCTCCAAGGCTCTGTACCGCCTACTGCCACTAGACACCAGGCACAAGCACCCGGCCGAGGATCCCGTGAGGCTGGGCCGTGACGCCCAGGCCTGCACCTTCGCCCTGGCTGACCTCCGGGTGTCCCGTAAGCAGTTGGCCCTGCAGGCCTACCGCACAGCCAGCAGCCCCAACATGCTGTTCTCTGCGCAGAACCTGAGCCAGAAGGGGCGGGTAACGGTCAACGGGTTGGCGCTGGGGTATCTGGAGAGGGCAGAGCTGCCGAATAAGGCCCTAATCCGGTTCGGGGAGTATGAAATGCTGATACGTCATGATAACGGAGACGCGAAGGGCAGCTTCGAGGTGGAGTTTGGAGTGCTGGCAGTGCCCCCGTCTAGAGAGATGGGAGTGGGTACACCAAACACGGTGCCTGTCATGGACACAGGCTCAGACGATTTAAATAATGGCGTCCCACAACTCAGAAGCCCAGGGCCAATGGAGATGGATGAGACAGTTATGTACCAATCATGTAGTGTGTTTCTCTCATAG